The genomic segment TAAAAATACAGCATATGAAGGCAAAGAATAGCAGATTGGAAACTTTGAAGATGCTTATATCAAGTCAGGAGTTGAGTTCACAAGACCAACTTTTGGAGGCTCTTCACAAAGAAGGCTTTAAGATTACGCAAGCCACATTGAGCCGTGACTTAAAACTGCTCAAGGTAGCAAAGGCAGCATCTTCGAGTGGAAAATATGCGTATGTCCTGCCCAATGACACATTATATAAGAGAGTTTCAAACCATATTCCAGTGAGCAAGATGATGGTGAATACCGGATTCCAGTCTATCAACTTCTCTGGAAACATGGTCGTGATCAAAACCCGTCCGGGATATGCAAGCAGCATTGCCTATAATATAGATAATAGCGATATTCCTCAAATTCTGGGAACTATCGCTGGCGATGATACGATCTTTCTGGTAAAGAAGAAAGGGACAACAGAAGA from the Segatella copri genome contains:
- the argR gene encoding arginine repressor yields the protein MKAKNSRLETLKMLISSQELSSQDQLLEALHKEGFKITQATLSRDLKLLKVAKAASSSGKYAYVLPNDTLYKRVSNHIPVSKMMVNTGFQSINFSGNMVVIKTRPGYASSIAYNIDNSDIPQILGTIAGDDTIFLVKKKGTTEEEIINALAEVIPDVHHKYI